From Phycodurus eques isolate BA_2022a chromosome 13, UOR_Pequ_1.1, whole genome shotgun sequence, a single genomic window includes:
- the LOC133411640 gene encoding noelin-3-like, whose protein sequence is MWTPWPCVFVLVLLLFGYWPSVTPVGPQEGWQVFGSAHDANGRCVCTVVAPGQSLCSRDAKGRQLRQLLEKVQNMSRSVEVLNLRTQRDFQYIVRMESLIKGLRSKFRQMDSDRRTLATKNFQELKEKMDSLQPLIPVLEQYKTDAKIISRFKVEIKNLSEVLLAVQEQMGTFDYDELNQKVLSLEKRLRSCMSKLTCGKLMKISGPLTVKTSGTRFGAWMTDPQASPKNNKVWYMDGYTNNKIVKEYKSMADFVSGAESRTYTLPFKWAGTNHVVYNGSLYYNKMQSNIIVRYSLETRRVLTQRALEWAGYHNVYPYTWGGFSDIDLMADELGLWAVYATDRNAGNVVLSRLEPDTLRAVATWNTEYSKRNAGEAFMICGTLYVTNSHLTGAKVYYAYATQTSAYEYTDIPFHNQYFHMSMLDYNARERALYGWNNGHQVLFNVTLFHVIKTEDDA, encoded by the exons ATGTGGACGCCGTGGCCGTGTGTGTTCGTGCTCGTGCTGCTGCTGTTTGGCTACTGGCCGTCTGTG ACCCCGGTGGGGCCACAGGAGGGCTGGCAAGTGTTCGGCTCCGCCCACGATGCCAACGGCCGCTGCGTGTGCACGGTGGTGGCACCCGGGCAGAGTCTGTGCTCCCGGGACGCCAAAGGACGCCAGCTGCGACAACTCCTGGAgaag GTCCAGAACATGTCTCGGTCCGTGGAGGTTTTGAACCTGCGCACCCAGAGGGACTTCCAGTACATCGTGAGGATGGAGAGCCTCATCAAAGGTCTGCGCTCCAAGTTCAGACAGATGGATTCGGACAGGAGGACGCTGGCCACCAAAAACTTCCAG GAGCTGAAGGAGAAGATGGACTCGTTGCAGCCGCTCATCCCCGTGCTGGAGCAGTACAAGACGGACGCCAAGATCATCTCCCGGTTCAAAGTGGAGATCAAGAACCTGTCCGAGGTGTTGCTGGCCGTCCAGGAACAGATGGGAACGTTCGACTATGACGAGCTCAACCAGAAAGTTCTCAGCTTGGAAAAGCGCCTGAGAAGCTGCATGAGCAAACTCA CATGCGGCAAGCTAATGAAGATCAGCGGCCCACTCACAGTGAAGACCTCCGGGACCAGATTCGGCGCATGGATGACAGACCCGCAAGCgtctccaaaaaacaacaaa GTTTGGTACATGGACGGTTACACCAACAACAAAATCGTCAAGGAGTACAAATCCATGGCGGACTTCGTGTCGGGCGCGGAGTCTCGGACGTACACGTTGCCATTCAAGTGGGCGGGCACCAACCACGTGGTGTACAACGGCTCGCTTTACTACAACAAGATGCAGAGCAACATCATCGTGCGCTACAGCCTGGAGACGCGTCGCGTGCTCACGCAGCGCGCGCTGGAGTGGGCCGGCTACCACAACGTGTACCCGTACACGTGGGGCGGCTTCTCCGACATCGACCTGATGGCGGACGAGCTGGGCCTGTGGGCCGTCTACGCCACCGACCGGAACGCCGGTAACGTGGTCCTGAGTCGCCTGGAACCCGACACGTTGCGAGCGGTCGCCACGTGGAACACCGAGTACTCGAAGCGCAACGCCGGCGAGGCCTTCATGATCTGCGGGACGCTTTACGTCACCAACTCGCACCTGACCGGCGCCAAGGTCTACTACGCGTACGCCACGCAGACGTCCGCCTACGAGTACACCGACATCCCCTTCCACAACCAGTACTTCCACATGTCCATGCTGGACTACAACGCCCGGGAGCGAGCGCTCTACGGATGGAACAATGGACACCAGGTGCTCTTCAACGTCACGCTCTTCCATGTCATCAAAACGGAGGACGACGCTTAA